The following coding sequences lie in one Palaemon carinicauda isolate YSFRI2023 chromosome 7, ASM3689809v2, whole genome shotgun sequence genomic window:
- the LOC137644580 gene encoding piggyBac transposable element-derived protein 3-like: MAYPMDQHISLDEAMIEYFGRHGCKQCIWNKPVRFGFKAWCLNSPLGYLATFDVYQGTAFGLNRHYEERFGKGGGTLMILFEKLPSHIKDIPVTFCFDNYFTSLPLVNHLREINYGATGTIRDNRIPKNEI, translated from the coding sequence ATGGCTTACCCTATGGATCAACATATATCACTTGATGaagcaatgatagaatattttggtaGGCATGGATGCAAACAGTGCATTTGGAATAAACCTGTGAGATTTGGATTTAAAGCTTGGTGCCTAAATTCTCCACTTGGTTATTTAGCTACTTTTGATGTATACCAAGGGACAGCCTTCGGGTTGAATCGTCACTATGAAGAAAGGTTTGGAAAAGGTGGGGGCACtttgatgattttatttgaaaaactaCCAAGTCATATCAAAGATATACCAGTGACGTTTTGCTTCGACAACTACTTCACAAGTTTACCTTTAGTAAATCACCTACGAGAGATAAACTATGGAGCAACTGGAACAATAAGGGACAACAGAATTCCGAAGAACGAAATATAG